A genomic stretch from Armatimonadota bacterium includes:
- a CDS encoding aspartate-semialdehyde dehydrogenase codes for MGRYNVAVVGAGAVGEEMLNVLAQRDFPINNLKVLARSAREIVVGGRSCNVEPTTPEAFEGVDIALFAGTEGASKTYAWEAANRGAVVIDNSNTFRMDENVPLVVPECNPDDVSWHKGVIANPNCSTIQMVVALKPLYDRSRITRLVVTTYQAVSGTGRDAIKELHDQASLLVAGREIAPPQVYPYQIGFNLLPHIGGFRQDGYTSEEWKMVAETHKILGDRDIKVTPTTVRVPVFNSHSEAVYIETEEKITAAEAREILSKAPGCVVVDDPKPTDDDPNCRTYPTPIEASGRDETFIGRVREDPFIPTGLSMWVVSDNLRKGAALNAIQIAELLIERGMIEGR; via the coding sequence ATGGGCAGATACAACGTAGCGGTTGTGGGAGCAGGCGCCGTCGGCGAGGAGATGTTAAACGTTCTCGCCCAGCGGGATTTCCCGATCAACAACCTGAAAGTGCTCGCCCGTTCAGCGAGGGAGATCGTTGTCGGTGGCCGGAGCTGCAACGTCGAGCCGACGACTCCCGAGGCGTTCGAGGGCGTTGACATCGCGCTGTTCGCCGGCACCGAGGGCGCGAGCAAGACCTACGCTTGGGAAGCGGCGAATCGCGGAGCGGTCGTGATAGACAACTCCAACACGTTCCGTATGGACGAAAACGTTCCTCTAGTGGTTCCGGAGTGCAACCCGGATGACGTGTCCTGGCACAAGGGCGTGATCGCCAACCCGAACTGCTCGACGATCCAGATGGTGGTCGCGCTGAAGCCGCTGTACGACCGATCGCGCATCACCAGGCTTGTCGTGACGACCTATCAGGCCGTCTCAGGCACCGGCCGCGACGCGATCAAGGAACTCCACGATCAGGCATCGCTTCTGGTCGCCGGCAGAGAGATCGCACCACCTCAGGTCTATCCGTACCAGATCGGGTTCAACCTGCTGCCGCACATCGGCGGTTTCCGTCAGGACGGATATACCAGCGAGGAGTGGAAGATGGTCGCCGAGACTCATAAGATCCTCGGCGACAGAGATATCAAGGTCACGCCGACGACCGTTCGCGTGCCGGTGTTCAACTCCCACTCGGAAGCGGTCTACATCGAGACTGAGGAGAAGATCACGGCGGCCGAGGCCAGGGAGATTCTGTCGAAGGCTCCGGGTTGCGTAGTCGTTGACGATCCGAAGCCGACCGACGACGACCCGAACTGCCGCACCTATCCGACCCCGATCGAAGCTTCGGGCAGGGACGAAACGTTCATCGGGCGCGTCCGCGAGGATCCGTTCATCCCGACCGGCCTGAGCATGTGGGTCGTCTCCGACAACCTTCGCAAGGGGGCGGCTCTGAACGCGATACAGATCGCCGAACTGCTCATCGAGCGCGGGATGATAGAGGGCCGCTGA
- a CDS encoding insulinase family protein — protein sequence MIRKDILPNGVRVISEMVPHVQSVSVGVWAGSGARDEDEQYQGISHFLEHMLFKGTETRNARQIAEEFDSIGGQVNAFTDKEFTCYYARVLHEHLAMAVDVLSDMFMNSKLDPCEIEMEKGVVLEEIKRHEDSPDDLVHDMFARLVWSGHPLGRSVLGTSEAVRSLTRDQLVEFMRTRCTPDTIVVAAAGRLDHDALLDQVSRLYGRLSGAKCDCSRSAPDFSVESALAHRDTEQVHFCIGTKGCSHHDDSRYALAVVDTTLGGGMSSRLFQEVRENRGLAYAIGSYSASYSEGGLFAVYGGSSKGNMDEVVGLVKEQFGDIGANGISDLEMTRAKNQIRGALALGQESMSNRMMRIGKSELHYGRMLTIEELTAKVTNVSHDDVKQVADRFFADAEFPMAAIGPFEPERH from the coding sequence ATGATCAGGAAAGATATACTGCCCAACGGCGTGCGGGTCATAAGCGAGATGGTTCCGCACGTCCAGTCAGTATCCGTCGGGGTCTGGGCGGGATCGGGCGCGAGGGATGAGGATGAGCAGTACCAAGGCATATCTCATTTCCTCGAACATATGCTCTTCAAGGGAACGGAGACCCGCAACGCCAGGCAGATCGCCGAGGAGTTCGACTCGATCGGCGGTCAGGTCAATGCGTTCACCGATAAGGAGTTTACCTGCTACTACGCCAGGGTGCTTCACGAGCATCTCGCGATGGCCGTGGACGTGCTGTCCGACATGTTCATGAACTCAAAGCTCGATCCGTGCGAGATCGAGATGGAGAAAGGCGTCGTCCTCGAAGAGATCAAGCGCCACGAGGACTCCCCGGATGACCTCGTTCACGATATGTTCGCCCGCCTCGTCTGGAGCGGCCATCCGCTCGGGAGATCGGTGCTTGGAACAAGCGAGGCAGTGCGGAGCCTCACGCGCGATCAACTCGTGGAGTTCATGCGAACGCGCTGTACTCCGGACACCATTGTGGTCGCCGCAGCGGGAAGACTGGATCATGACGCTCTGCTCGATCAGGTATCGCGTCTGTACGGCCGACTCTCAGGCGCGAAATGCGACTGCTCGCGCAGCGCGCCCGACTTTTCGGTCGAATCCGCGCTGGCGCACCGGGATACCGAGCAGGTGCACTTCTGTATTGGCACGAAGGGCTGTTCGCATCACGACGATTCGCGATACGCCTTGGCGGTCGTGGACACGACGCTCGGAGGCGGCATGAGTTCCAGGCTCTTCCAGGAGGTCAGGGAGAACCGGGGTCTGGCCTACGCCATCGGTTCGTACTCAGCCTCCTACAGTGAGGGAGGCTTGTTTGCAGTCTACGGAGGCAGCAGCAAGGGCAACATGGACGAGGTCGTGGGTCTTGTCAAGGAGCAGTTCGGTGATATCGGCGCGAACGGCATCTCCGATCTCGAGATGACGCGGGCGAAGAACCAGATACGCGGAGCGCTCGCCCTCGGTCAGGAGAGCATGAGCAATCGGATGATGCGCATCGGCAAGTCCGAACTCCACTACGGCCGGATGCTCACGATAGAGGAGCTGACTGCGAAGGTAACGAACGTGAGTCACGATGACGTGAAGCAGGTAGCCGACAGGTTCTTTGCGGATGCGGAGTTTCCTATGGCGGCGATCGGTCCATTCGAACCGGAGAGGCATTGA
- a CDS encoding ribonuclease J has translation MTNEPTLKYIPLGGVSEIGKNMSAIEYDGRILVIDCGLMFPDEEMLGVDIVIPDVTYLVENEDRIEGIVLTHGHEDHIGALPYVLKQVNLPIWGTRLTMGLVRAKLEEHGLVATTVMTEIEAGDRIGLGIFDIEFLRVSHSIPDGVGLAIHLPVGTVVHTGDFKFDQTPADGKFADFGRLAQLGDEGVVLLISDCTNVEKPGHTPSERTVASAFEKIFARSMGKIFIATFASNINRIQQAVNTAISFGRKVAIAGRSMARNVEIAQELGYLQIPEGTLIRLDEVKQHFPVEIVVLTTGSQGEPLSALTRMALDEFAKVTVDPGDTVIISATPIPGNEDLVMRTVNRLFKRGADVIYGATTPVHVSGHGNRDELRLMLNLTRPRYIVPVHGEYRHVAKYIELGEEMLIPRERIFAMEVGGVLEISRDCASITGQVTAGDVLVDGIGVGDVGDIVLRDRRHLGQDGMFIIVFSIDKATGALVAGPDVVSRGFIFVEEAEELMEEAREVVVATIGELAVDSVSEWSTIKDDVKRAVAKLLYTRTHRRPIVIPVVMEI, from the coding sequence ATGACCAACGAACCAACATTGAAGTATATCCCGCTCGGCGGCGTCTCCGAGATCGGGAAGAACATGAGTGCGATCGAGTACGACGGCCGGATCCTGGTCATTGACTGCGGCCTCATGTTCCCCGACGAAGAGATGCTCGGCGTGGATATCGTCATCCCGGACGTTACCTACCTCGTCGAGAATGAAGATCGGATCGAAGGCATAGTCCTAACGCACGGCCACGAAGACCACATCGGCGCACTGCCCTACGTCCTCAAGCAAGTCAACCTGCCGATCTGGGGGACCCGCCTCACCATGGGTCTCGTACGAGCCAAACTCGAGGAGCACGGCCTCGTCGCGACGACCGTGATGACCGAGATCGAGGCGGGCGACCGGATCGGCCTCGGCATCTTCGATATCGAGTTCCTCCGGGTCAGCCACAGTATCCCGGATGGAGTCGGTCTTGCGATCCACCTTCCCGTCGGAACGGTCGTGCACACCGGCGACTTCAAGTTCGACCAGACCCCGGCGGACGGGAAGTTCGCTGATTTCGGCAGGCTTGCACAGCTCGGCGACGAAGGGGTGGTGCTTCTCATCAGCGACTGCACGAACGTCGAGAAGCCGGGGCATACCCCGTCGGAACGTACGGTGGCAAGCGCCTTCGAGAAGATCTTCGCCCGCTCGATGGGCAAGATATTCATCGCCACTTTCGCATCAAACATCAACCGCATCCAACAGGCCGTCAACACCGCGATCAGTTTCGGTCGCAAGGTAGCTATCGCCGGCAGAAGCATGGCGCGCAACGTCGAGATAGCCCAGGAACTCGGGTATCTTCAGATACCGGAGGGGACTCTGATCCGGCTTGACGAAGTGAAACAGCATTTCCCGGTCGAGATCGTCGTGCTCACGACAGGCAGCCAGGGAGAGCCTCTCTCGGCGCTTACGAGAATGGCCCTTGACGAGTTCGCCAAGGTGACTGTGGACCCCGGCGACACGGTCATCATATCAGCCACACCTATACCGGGCAACGAAGACCTCGTCATGCGGACAGTCAACCGCCTCTTCAAGCGTGGGGCGGATGTGATATACGGTGCGACTACCCCGGTGCATGTCTCCGGCCACGGAAACCGCGACGAACTGCGGCTGATGCTGAACCTCACGCGGCCGCGCTATATCGTACCGGTGCACGGTGAGTACAGGCATGTCGCGAAGTACATCGAACTTGGCGAGGAGATGTTGATCCCAAGAGAGAGGATCTTTGCCATGGAGGTCGGCGGCGTGCTGGAGATCAGCAGGGACTGTGCATCCATCACGGGGCAGGTCACTGCGGGAGACGTCCTGGTGGACGGGATCGGAGTCGGCGACGTCGGTGACATCGTCCTGAGAGATCGGCGGCACCTCGGCCAGGACGGTATGTTCATCATCGTCTTCAGCATAGACAAGGCCACAGGCGCGCTGGTCGCCGGTCCGGACGTCGTCTCGCGCGGCTTCATCTTCGTGGAGGAAGCCGAGGAACTCATGGAAGAGGCTAGAGAAGTCGTAGTTGCCACCATCGGCGAACTGGCGGTTGACTCCGTTTCGGAGTGGAGCACCATAAAGGACGATGTGAAGAGAGCGGTTGCCAAGCTGCTCTACACCCGGACTCACCGCCGGCCGATAGTCATTCCCGTCGTCATGGAGATCTAG
- a CDS encoding 4-hydroxy-tetrahydrodipicolinate reductase codes for MSDPIRVVIAGAGGRMGGETVGAVLGASPEMALVGAVDPAHDGEAITGSQVTMTSDLAKTLRTAGADAVVVFTVPVVAMGAIRASMEAGAVPIVGTTGITKADIEQIRQTAVQCGVGAIIAPNFAIGAVLMMKMAAEAVKYFPNVEVIELHHDRKLDAPSGTALLTAKLLAEARCERPADAPDASAPARGGEYDGIRIHSVRLPGFVAHQEVIFGGLGQTLTIRHDSLDRKSFMPGVLLAIRKSLGLREVIWGLENIL; via the coding sequence ATGAGCGACCCCATTCGAGTCGTGATAGCGGGCGCGGGTGGACGCATGGGCGGTGAAACCGTCGGCGCGGTTCTGGGCGCGTCTCCCGAGATGGCCCTGGTCGGCGCGGTTGATCCCGCTCATGACGGCGAGGCTATCACTGGTTCGCAGGTCACCATGACTTCTGACTTGGCGAAGACCCTGCGGACCGCCGGAGCCGACGCGGTGGTCGTGTTCACCGTCCCGGTTGTTGCCATGGGGGCCATCCGCGCCTCAATGGAGGCCGGCGCGGTCCCTATCGTTGGCACGACCGGCATTACGAAGGCCGACATCGAACAGATCAGGCAGACGGCCGTCCAGTGTGGTGTGGGTGCGATCATCGCTCCGAACTTCGCAATCGGCGCAGTGCTGATGATGAAGATGGCGGCCGAAGCCGTCAAGTACTTCCCGAACGTGGAGGTCATCGAACTGCACCACGACAGGAAGCTCGACGCGCCGTCCGGCACGGCACTTCTGACCGCGAAGCTGCTGGCGGAAGCTCGATGCGAGAGGCCCGCGGACGCGCCAGATGCGTCGGCCCCGGCGCGGGGAGGCGAATACGATGGGATTCGCATTCACAGCGTGCGGCTTCCGGGGTTCGTTGCGCATCAGGAAGTCATATTTGGCGGGCTGGGCCAGACCCTGACCATCCGACACGATTCGCTGGACAGGAAATCGTTTATGCCGGGAGTTCTCCTGGCGATCAGGAAGTCCCTCGGACTGAGAGAAGTGATCTGGGGGCTCGAGAACATATTGTAG
- a CDS encoding DedA family protein: MMQIEAMGYVGVAALMAIESACIPLPSEIIMPFSGYLVSTGKLNLHGVSLAGAFGCAVGSAVAYLAGMLGGRPFVEKYGRYVLIRARDIDKADRWFTRHGEATVFISRLLPVIRTFISFPAGVARMNFLRFIVYSFVGSVPWCYFLAYVGKVLGDNWQSIRTYFHGADVIIGIVLLVGFALWLYHHLQPDKESEVG, from the coding sequence ATGATGCAGATCGAGGCGATGGGATACGTCGGGGTCGCCGCTCTCATGGCGATCGAGAGTGCGTGCATACCCCTGCCGAGCGAGATCATCATGCCGTTCTCCGGCTATCTCGTTTCTACGGGCAAACTGAACCTGCACGGGGTGTCCCTGGCCGGAGCGTTCGGATGCGCGGTAGGGTCGGCCGTCGCGTATCTTGCAGGCATGCTGGGCGGGCGGCCTTTTGTCGAGAAATACGGCCGGTACGTACTTATCCGCGCCCGGGATATTGACAAGGCAGATAGATGGTTCACCAGGCACGGCGAGGCTACGGTGTTCATCAGCCGCCTGCTGCCCGTGATCCGCACGTTCATCTCGTTCCCGGCGGGCGTTGCCCGGATGAACTTCCTGCGCTTCATCGTGTATTCATTTGTCGGGTCGGTGCCCTGGTGTTACTTCCTCGCCTATGTGGGCAAAGTCCTCGGCGACAACTGGCAGTCAATACGGACGTACTTCCATGGTGCAGATGTGATCATCGGCATCGTTCTTCTCGTGGGGTTCGCGCTCTGGCTCTACCATCACCTGCAACCCGACAAAGAGTCCGAGGTCGGCTGA